DNA from Paratractidigestivibacter faecalis:
CCGGTAAGCTGTCGATAGACGCCGCCGGCGTCGTTTTTGCGCGCCATTTGGTCATGCCCTTTAGCACCGCCTCGAAAAGAGATGCGCACAGCAGCACAACTGCCAAATAACCAAAAACCATCGCCGGCGGGTAATACGTCTCGAATATCATGTTCGACCATAGACTCATCAGAAACTCAAGGAATAAAGAGAACATCAGATGCCCTGCGACAAGGTACATGGCCGTTCTTCCCGGGAGCGCGCCGGCTCTGAAGCTGTGCCGCCCCCAAAGCACGACTGCAACGGCCACAAAAATGGACAGCAGCACAGAGCGCACCAAGCTTGCGGCGCACAACGAAAGAGCAGCCAGCAAAACCGCCGAAGGCCAGGCGCAGCCCAAGAAATATGATCGCGACGCCGCAAAACGCGGAGGCCTTCCCTGCGCGGCCACTTTTTTATCGAGATAGAGGCACCAACCGAACGTACCGATTATGCGGCAGAAAACCTCAAGGTTATCGATAAGCTCGACCAGACCCCAAGGGAGATCGACCGATTCAACCGTTGCGTTTATAACGGCGACGAGGCCAAGCGGAACGAGCATGAGGGTCATGGTTCGTGCTGCCAGAAAGAACCAGTCGAATGCCTTGGGAAATACGCGCAGGATTCGCGGCTCAAGCCAATCTCCCAGCCAGTGCCAGGCGATTAACAGCGCCAAAACAGTCGCGTGAACAATAGCCCCGCAAAGTCCCGGGGCAACGGGATCTCCCACGATAAAGGGCCCATACGGCGTCGCAGCAAGCAGCGCTGTCCAAAGAACCCAAGACATTGCTCCTCCAAAGGCAAAGAACCACCCGCGTGATTTCCCGTATATCCAATTTACTTAAACAATCCCAGACGGCCGCGCTGTCTCAATGAGCGGTTGCCATATCAGGCTTAGACGGCAGATGGCTCATTAACGGTAGCGCCCGCTCGTCTCAGCATAAGCCGAGGCGAGCGGGCGCTACCGATCCGGACAGGCAAAAAACGCTGCCGAACCAGACAGGCTGAAAACGCAGGTTACTTGCGCTTGAAGGGAATGGGCTTGGGCGGGCACTTGGGCTTGACGGCGCCGGCGGTCACGATGGCACCGTACTCGCAGGAGCCCAGGCAGGCGCCGCACTGGGCGCAGGCCTTCTGGTCGATGACGTGGATGAAGCGCGGACGGCCCAGGATGGCGTCCTCCTCGCAGGAGTCCACGCAGGCGTTGCATGCCTGGCACTTGCTGGCCAGGATGTGGTAGGTGAGAAACGCCTTGCACTCCCCCGCCGGGCAGGTCTTCTTGCCGATGTGGGCAGAGATCTCGGCCTCGAAGAGGTCGAGGAAGGCCATGACGGTCCTGGCCATGACGCGGCCCTGCTCGCAGAGGCACTGGCTCTGCATGACGGGGCAGAGGTCGCGCAGAAGCGCCAGGTCGGAGGGCTTGCCCTTCTTGCGGCAGACGTCCGCCACGATGGTGGCGATCTGGTGGCTTCCCTCGTGGCCGAAGACGCAGCGGCCGCAGGTCTCGTGGCGGTAGAGCTGGCAGATCTCGTTCAGCGCGTTGGCCATGCAGTTCTTGGCCGTGTAGACGCGCACGTAGTCGCTGGCGAGCTCGACCGTGGCCTCGGCGTCGGCGGCGGAGGTCAGCGTGCCGGCGGGATAGCCGACGTAGACGGCCTTGGGCTCCTCGGCGCCGGCGGCGGCTGCGAGCTCGGCCACCGTGGCGGTGGCGCCCAGGCAGACGGGCTCGGAGGCACCCTCGAGCCAGACACAGCGGCTGCCCTCGTCCGCCAGCAGGGCGCTGCCCTCGATGACGGAGTCGGCGCCCTCGCCGTTGGCGCAGGACGGGATGGGCTTCTCGCCGGAGAGCACCTTGGCGGCGGCAGACGGGTTGGCGTAGACGAAGCCGAGCTCGGGGTTGCACTCCACCACGCGGACGGAGTCGCCCAGCGCGTCGGCGAGACGTGCGGCAAGTTCGTGGCCGGCCGGGACGAGCACGGCCTTGGCGCCGGAGTCGGCGATTCTTGAGACGGAGGCGTCAAAGTCCCTGGCCAGGAGC
Protein-coding regions in this window:
- a CDS encoding NADH-ubiquinone oxidoreductase-F iron-sulfur binding region domain-containing protein encodes the protein MTVVNLMPAHRQAPVALWLLARDFDASVSRIADSGAKAVLVPAGHELAARLADALGDSVRVVECNPELGFVYANPSAAAKVLSGEKPIPSCANGEGADSVIEGSALLADEGSRCVWLEGASEPVCLGATATVAELAAAAGAEEPKAVYVGYPAGTLTSAADAEATVELASDYVRVYTAKNCMANALNEICQLYRHETCGRCVFGHEGSHQIATIVADVCRKKGKPSDLALLRDLCPVMQSQCLCEQGRVMARTVMAFLDLFEAEISAHIGKKTCPAGECKAFLTYHILASKCQACNACVDSCEEDAILGRPRFIHVIDQKACAQCGACLGSCEYGAIVTAGAVKPKCPPKPIPFKRK